The Streptomyces sp. DH-12 genome has a window encoding:
- a CDS encoding NADH-quinone oxidoreductase subunit D: MSTSHATPRETTEGTVYTVTGGDWDEVVEAAARTDDERIVVNMGPQHPSTHGVLRLILEIDGETVTEARCGIGYLHTGIEKNLEYRTWTQGTTFVTRMDYLTPFFNETAYCLAVEKLLGIEDQVPDRASVIRVLLMELNRLSSHLVCLATGGMELGSTTIMIYGFRDRELILDVFELITGLRMNHAFVRPGGLAQDLPPGAVDRIRELVKKMRKNLPEYDKLATGNPIFKARLQDVGYLDLAGCMALGVTGPVLRSTGLPHDLRKAQPYCGYETYDFDVPTADTCDSYGRFLIRLEEMRQSLRIVEQCLDRLEPGPVMVADKKIAWPAQLALGPDGLGNSLDHIKQIMGTSMEALIHHFKLVTEGFRVPPGQAYTAVESPKGELGVHVVSDGGTRPYRVHFRDPSFTNLQAVAAMCEGGQVADVIVSVASIDPVMGGVDR, encoded by the coding sequence GTGAGCACGTCGCACGCAACCCCCCGTGAAACCACCGAGGGCACCGTCTACACCGTCACCGGCGGCGACTGGGACGAGGTCGTCGAGGCCGCGGCCCGGACCGACGACGAACGGATCGTCGTCAACATGGGCCCGCAGCACCCGTCCACCCACGGAGTGCTCCGGCTGATCCTGGAGATCGACGGCGAGACGGTCACCGAGGCCCGCTGCGGCATCGGCTACCTCCACACCGGCATCGAGAAGAACCTCGAGTACCGCACGTGGACCCAGGGCACCACGTTCGTGACGCGCATGGACTACCTGACGCCGTTCTTCAACGAGACGGCGTACTGCCTCGCGGTCGAGAAACTGCTCGGCATCGAGGACCAGGTGCCCGACCGCGCCTCGGTCATCCGGGTGCTCCTGATGGAGCTGAACCGGCTCTCCTCCCACCTGGTGTGCCTCGCCACCGGCGGCATGGAGCTCGGCTCCACCACCATCATGATCTACGGATTCCGGGACCGTGAGCTGATCCTCGACGTCTTCGAGCTGATCACCGGCCTGCGGATGAACCACGCGTTCGTCCGCCCCGGCGGACTCGCCCAGGACCTGCCGCCCGGCGCGGTCGACCGGATCCGCGAGCTCGTCAAGAAGATGCGGAAGAACCTCCCGGAGTACGACAAGCTCGCCACCGGGAACCCCATCTTCAAGGCCCGTCTGCAGGACGTCGGTTACCTGGACCTGGCCGGCTGCATGGCCCTCGGCGTCACCGGCCCCGTCCTGCGCTCCACCGGCCTGCCGCACGACCTGCGCAAGGCGCAGCCGTACTGCGGCTACGAGACGTACGACTTCGACGTCCCCACCGCCGACACCTGCGACTCCTACGGCCGCTTCCTGATCCGGCTGGAGGAGATGCGCCAGTCGCTGCGCATCGTCGAGCAGTGCCTGGACCGGCTGGAGCCGGGACCGGTCATGGTCGCCGACAAGAAGATCGCCTGGCCCGCCCAGCTCGCCCTGGGGCCCGACGGACTGGGTAACTCCCTCGACCACATCAAGCAGATCATGGGCACCTCCATGGAGGCCCTGATCCACCACTTCAAGCTGGTCACCGAGGGCTTCCGCGTCCCGCCCGGGCAGGCGTACACGGCCGTCGAGTCACCCAAGGGCGAACTCGGGGTGCACGTCGTCTCCGACGGCGGCACCCGCCCCTACCGGGTCCACTTCCGCGACCCGTCCTTCACCAACCTGCAGGCCGTGGCGGCGATGTGCGAGGGCGGCCAGGTCGCCGACGTCATCGTCTCCGTCGCGTCCATCGACCCCGTGATGGGAGGCGTCGACCGGTGA
- a CDS encoding NADH-quinone oxidoreductase subunit C, with the protein MSDANDTAGGGVNPEKELSAENLPGQRGQGGEEIRVQRGMFGANNGGDTSGYGGLVRSVRLPGPATRPYGGWFDEVADELEGALEEQDLLPENAIERTVVDRGEITFHIEREHLVRVAKTLRDDPALRFELCTGVSGVHYPHDKGRELHAVYHLRSITHNRVIRLEVSAPDSDPHIPSLFSVYPTNDWHERETYDFFGIVFDGHPALTRIMMPDDWQGHPQRKDYLLGGIPVEYKGAQIPAPDQRRSYS; encoded by the coding sequence ATGAGCGACGCGAACGACACCGCGGGCGGTGGCGTGAACCCCGAGAAGGAGCTCTCCGCCGAGAACCTCCCCGGCCAGCGGGGACAGGGCGGCGAGGAGATCCGCGTCCAGCGCGGCATGTTCGGCGCGAACAACGGCGGCGACACCTCCGGTTACGGCGGCCTGGTCCGCTCGGTCCGGCTCCCGGGACCGGCGACCCGCCCCTACGGCGGCTGGTTCGACGAGGTCGCCGACGAACTGGAGGGGGCCCTGGAGGAGCAGGACCTGCTTCCGGAGAACGCCATCGAGAGGACGGTCGTCGACCGCGGCGAGATCACCTTCCACATCGAGCGCGAGCACCTGGTGCGGGTGGCGAAGACCCTGCGCGACGACCCGGCGCTGCGGTTCGAACTGTGCACCGGCGTCAGCGGCGTGCACTACCCCCACGACAAGGGGCGCGAGCTGCACGCCGTCTACCACCTGCGCTCGATCACCCACAACCGGGTGATCCGCCTGGAGGTCAGCGCGCCGGACAGCGACCCGCACATCCCGTCGCTGTTCTCGGTCTACCCCACGAACGACTGGCACGAGCGCGAGACGTACGACTTCTTCGGCATCGTCTTCGACGGTCACCCGGCCCTGACGCGGATCATGATGCCGGACGACTGGCAGGGCCATCCGCAGCGCAAGGACTATCTCCTCGGCGGCATCCCCGTCGAGTACAAGGGCGCCCAGATCCCGGCTCCGGACCAGCGGAGGTCGTACTCGTGA
- a CDS encoding NADH-quinone oxidoreductase subunit B translates to MGLEEKLPSGFLLTTVEQAAGWVRKSSVFPATFGLACCAIEMMTTGAGRYDLARFGMEVFRGSPRQADLMIVAGRVSQKMAPVLRQVYDQMPNPKWVISMGVCASSGGMFNNYAIVQGVDHVVPVDIYLPGCPPRPEMLIDAILKLHQKIQGSKLGVNAEEAAREAEEAALKALPTIEMKGLLR, encoded by the coding sequence ATGGGACTCGAAGAAAAGCTGCCGAGCGGATTCCTGCTGACCACCGTCGAGCAGGCCGCGGGCTGGGTGCGCAAGTCGTCCGTCTTCCCCGCCACGTTCGGTCTCGCCTGTTGTGCCATCGAGATGATGACCACCGGCGCGGGCCGCTACGACCTGGCGCGCTTCGGCATGGAGGTCTTCCGCGGCTCGCCGCGGCAGGCGGACCTCATGATCGTCGCCGGGCGGGTCAGCCAGAAGATGGCGCCGGTGCTCCGGCAGGTCTACGACCAGATGCCGAACCCCAAGTGGGTGATCTCCATGGGGGTCTGCGCCTCCTCGGGCGGCATGTTCAACAACTACGCGATCGTCCAGGGCGTCGACCACGTCGTCCCGGTCGACATCTATCTCCCCGGCTGTCCGCCCCGCCCCGAGATGCTGATCGACGCCATCCTCAAGCTCCACCAGAAGATCCAGGGCTCCAAGCTCGGTGTGAACGCCGAGGAGGCGGCCCGCGAGGCGGAGGAGGCGGCGCTCAAGGCCCTGCCCACGATCGAGATGAAGGGGCTGCTGCGATGA
- a CDS encoding NADH-quinone oxidoreductase subunit A, with amino-acid sequence MNAYAPILVLGALGAGFAIFSVVMATLIGPKRYNRAKLEAYECGIEPTPTPAGGGRFPIKYYLTAMLFIIFDIEIVFLYPWAVTFDALGLFGLVEMLLFVLTVFVAYAYVWRRGGLEWD; translated from the coding sequence GTGAACGCGTATGCGCCCATCCTCGTACTGGGAGCCCTCGGGGCAGGCTTTGCGATCTTCTCCGTGGTCATGGCCACGCTGATCGGTCCGAAGCGGTACAACCGGGCGAAGCTCGAGGCCTACGAGTGCGGCATCGAGCCGACCCCCACGCCGGCCGGCGGCGGGCGCTTCCCCATCAAGTACTACCTGACGGCGATGCTCTTCATCATCTTCGATATCGAGATCGTCTTCCTCTACCCCTGGGCCGTCACCTTCGACGCCCTGGGGCTTTTCGGGCTCGTGGAGATGCTGCTCTTCGTGCTCACCGTCTTCGTCGCGTACGCGTACGTATGGCGGCGCGGCGGCCTGGAATGGGACTGA
- a CDS encoding C40 family peptidase: MKQPLVPVVPMSHTAHIRSHRKPRRTATSTIAVRAGVAGGVLSTLAVAGASGSANAAEPVTQTLELPTLTADLAAQVAQSADATQQAAANYQLRAERDAAAAEAAKQAKADLAEAKKKAEAREKAAEKARQAAAERAARDAERPSLTTETTTVSASAAVSAPAGGSVATVLSFLHAQVGDAYVMGATGPNAWDCSSLVQAAFKQVGVDLPRVSQDQSMVGTDIPLSQIQPGDILYWGGKGSAYHVGVYIGNGQYLDAANSAKGVVIQDLSGYPASGAVRVL; this comes from the coding sequence ATGAAGCAGCCCCTGGTACCGGTTGTTCCCATGTCCCACACCGCTCACATACGCAGCCACCGGAAGCCCCGCCGCACCGCGACCTCCACGATCGCAGTGCGGGCCGGAGTTGCCGGTGGCGTCCTCAGCACCCTGGCAGTGGCCGGGGCGTCCGGCTCGGCCAACGCCGCCGAGCCGGTGACGCAGACCCTCGAACTGCCCACCCTGACGGCCGACCTGGCCGCTCAGGTCGCCCAGTCCGCGGACGCCACCCAGCAGGCGGCCGCCAACTACCAGCTGCGGGCCGAGCGTGACGCGGCGGCCGCCGAGGCCGCGAAGCAGGCCAAGGCGGACCTGGCCGAGGCCAAGAAGAAGGCCGAGGCGCGGGAGAAGGCGGCCGAGAAGGCCCGCCAGGCAGCCGCCGAGCGCGCGGCGCGCGACGCCGAGCGCCCCTCGCTCACCACGGAGACCACGACCGTTTCCGCTTCCGCCGCCGTTTCCGCGCCGGCCGGCGGCAGCGTCGCGACGGTCCTCTCCTTCCTCCACGCTCAGGTGGGCGACGCCTACGTCATGGGCGCCACCGGGCCCAACGCCTGGGACTGCTCCAGCCTGGTGCAGGCCGCGTTCAAGCAGGTCGGTGTGGACCTGCCGCGCGTCTCCCAGGACCAGTCGATGGTGGGCACCGACATCCCGCTGTCGCAGATCCAGCCCGGCGACATCCTGTACTGGGGCGGCAAGGGCTCCGCGTACCACGTGGGTGTGTACATCGGGAACGGCCAGTACCTGGACGCCGCCAACTCCGCGAAGGGCGTCGTCATCCAGGACCTCTCCGGCTACCCGGCGTCGGGTGCGGTGCGGGTGCTCTGA
- a CDS encoding geranylgeranyl reductase family protein has protein sequence MTEPLSDNTADVIVVGAGPAGSTTAYHLARSGLDVLLLEKTEFPREKVCGDGLTPRAVKQLVAMGIDISEEAGWLRNKGLRIIGGGVRLQLDWPDLASFPDYGLVRKRDDFDEQLARQAQKAGARLYERCNVGAPVVDDRTGRITGVRAKLGEDKREVTFHAPLVVAADGNSTRLSLAMGLHRREDRPMGVAVRTYFTSPRHDDDYLESWLELWDRRGPQDRLLPGYGWIFGMGDGTSNVGLGVLNTSDSFKELDWREVLKAWCASMPEDWGYTPDNMTGPIRGAALPMAFNRQPHYTRGLLLVGDAGGLVNPFNGEGIAYAMESGQIAADVIVQAHARSTPAQREIALQRYPRVLKDTYGGYYTLGRAFVKLIGNPKIMQIAAQRGLTHPMLMKFTLKLLANLTDPTGGDAMDRIINGLSKVAPKA, from the coding sequence GTGACCGAGCCCCTCTCCGACAACACCGCCGACGTGATCGTCGTGGGCGCGGGGCCAGCCGGCTCCACCACCGCCTACCACCTGGCCCGGTCCGGCCTCGACGTGCTCCTGCTGGAGAAGACCGAGTTCCCGCGCGAGAAGGTGTGCGGCGACGGCCTCACCCCGCGCGCCGTGAAGCAGCTCGTGGCCATGGGCATCGACATCTCCGAGGAGGCCGGCTGGCTGCGCAACAAGGGCCTGCGCATCATCGGCGGCGGCGTCCGCCTCCAGCTGGACTGGCCGGATCTCGCCTCCTTCCCGGACTACGGACTCGTGCGCAAGCGCGACGACTTCGACGAGCAGCTCGCCCGGCAGGCGCAGAAGGCGGGCGCCCGGCTGTACGAGCGCTGCAACGTCGGCGCGCCGGTCGTGGACGACCGCACCGGCCGCATCACCGGCGTCAGGGCCAAGCTCGGCGAGGACAAGCGGGAGGTCACCTTCCACGCCCCGCTGGTGGTGGCCGCCGACGGCAACTCCACCCGGCTGTCCCTCGCGATGGGGCTGCACCGGCGCGAGGACCGCCCGATGGGCGTGGCCGTGCGGACGTACTTCACCTCGCCCCGCCACGACGACGACTACCTGGAGTCCTGGCTGGAGCTGTGGGACCGGCGCGGCCCGCAGGACCGGCTGCTGCCCGGTTACGGCTGGATCTTCGGCATGGGCGACGGCACCAGCAACGTCGGTCTCGGCGTGCTCAACACCTCCGACTCCTTCAAGGAACTGGACTGGCGCGAGGTCCTCAAGGCCTGGTGCGCGTCCATGCCGGAGGACTGGGGCTACACCCCGGACAACATGACCGGCCCGATCCGCGGCGCCGCCCTCCCCATGGCCTTCAACCGCCAGCCGCACTACACGCGCGGGCTGCTGCTGGTCGGCGACGCGGGCGGCCTGGTGAACCCGTTCAACGGCGAGGGCATCGCCTACGCGATGGAGTCCGGGCAGATCGCCGCCGACGTCATCGTCCAGGCGCACGCGCGCTCCACCCCGGCCCAGCGGGAGATCGCCCTCCAGCGCTACCCCCGCGTCCTGAAGGACACCTACGGCGGCTACTACACGCTCGGCCGCGCCTTCGTGAAGCTCATCGGCAACCCGAAGATCATGCAGATCGCCGCCCAGCGCGGCCTCACGCACCCCATGCTGATGAAGTTCACGCTGAAGCTCCTCGCCAACCTGACCGACCCCACGGGCGGCGACGCGATGGACCGCATCATCAACGGCCTGAGCAAGGTGGCGCCGAAGGCGTGA
- a CDS encoding GNAT family N-acetyltransferase produces the protein MNRALPAVRLRVPTDEDAVTWHRIFAHPDVMEFHGGRPAALSVYEELTARQRRHDAELGFCLWSVLDENGQVIGFTGAQPWEREWGPTGEVEIGWRLAREHWGKGYVTAAALQTLDRVRAAGLTGVVAMVKARNTRSIAVTRRLGMRLAETLTLPTTRKECHCYRLDL, from the coding sequence GTGAACCGAGCACTCCCCGCCGTACGGCTGCGGGTTCCCACCGACGAGGACGCCGTCACCTGGCACCGCATCTTCGCCCACCCCGACGTCATGGAGTTCCACGGCGGCCGGCCGGCGGCGCTGTCGGTCTACGAGGAACTCACCGCCCGCCAGCGCCGGCACGACGCCGAGCTGGGCTTCTGCCTGTGGAGCGTCCTCGACGAGAACGGGCAGGTCATCGGCTTCACCGGCGCCCAGCCCTGGGAGCGCGAGTGGGGCCCCACCGGCGAGGTCGAGATCGGCTGGCGGCTCGCCCGCGAGCACTGGGGCAAGGGCTACGTCACGGCGGCGGCCCTGCAGACGCTGGACCGGGTGCGCGCGGCGGGCCTGACGGGCGTGGTGGCGATGGTGAAGGCCCGCAACACCCGCTCGATCGCGGTGACCCGGCGGCTGGGCATGCGTCTCGCCGAGACGCTCACCCTCCCCACCACGCGGAAGGAGTGCCACTGCTACCGCCTCGACCTCTGA
- a CDS encoding PASTA domain-containing protein, translating to MRRTAEGHGTGDVRVPRLVGLMAVDARESARARGLSVDAPGRPDFPHAVVDHVVRQYPQPGTPVPRHSVVHVWLDFDEDEGEGGGGVRVPRAPLPPPGGPRRELEEPGAGAPVVVLSSP from the coding sequence ATGCGCAGGACAGCCGAGGGACACGGGACCGGTGACGTGCGCGTGCCGCGCCTGGTCGGGCTGATGGCCGTCGACGCGCGCGAGTCGGCCCGCGCGCGGGGCCTGTCCGTCGACGCGCCCGGCCGTCCGGACTTCCCGCACGCCGTCGTGGACCACGTGGTCCGCCAGTACCCGCAGCCCGGCACCCCCGTGCCCCGCCACTCCGTGGTGCACGTGTGGCTGGACTTCGACGAGGACGAGGGCGAGGGCGGCGGAGGGGTGCGCGTGCCGCGCGCTCCGCTGCCGCCGCCGGGCGGGCCCCGGCGCGAGCTGGAGGAGCCGGGCGCCGGGGCGCCCGTCGTGGTGCTCAGCTCTCCTTGA
- a CDS encoding demethylmenaquinone methyltransferase has product MTRASLDKQPHEVASMFDDVAERYDLTNDVLSLGQDRRWRKEVAKAVGARPAQKVLDLAAGTGTSSMPFARTGAYVVPCDFSQGMLRVGKRNNAWLPYTAGDATRLPFKDDVFDAVTISFGLRNVQDTDAALREMHRVTRPGGRIVICEFSHPTWTPFRTVYTEYLMRALPPVARAVSSNPDAYVYLAESIRAWPDQPALAERLQGAGWSKVAWRNLTGGVVALHRGFKES; this is encoded by the coding sequence GTGACCCGCGCATCCCTGGACAAGCAGCCGCATGAAGTCGCCTCGATGTTCGACGACGTCGCGGAACGGTACGACCTGACCAACGACGTGCTGTCCCTCGGACAGGACCGGCGCTGGCGCAAGGAGGTCGCGAAGGCGGTCGGCGCGCGGCCCGCGCAGAAGGTCCTGGACCTGGCGGCCGGCACCGGCACCTCCTCCATGCCCTTCGCCCGCACCGGCGCCTACGTCGTGCCCTGCGACTTCTCCCAGGGCATGCTCCGGGTCGGCAAGCGGAACAACGCCTGGCTGCCGTACACGGCCGGGGACGCGACCCGGCTGCCGTTCAAGGACGACGTGTTCGACGCCGTCACCATCTCCTTCGGCCTGCGCAACGTGCAGGACACCGACGCCGCGCTGCGCGAGATGCACCGGGTGACCCGGCCCGGCGGACGCATCGTCATCTGCGAGTTCTCGCACCCCACCTGGACGCCGTTCCGCACCGTCTACACCGAGTACCTGATGCGCGCCCTGCCGCCGGTCGCCCGCGCGGTGTCGTCCAACCCGGACGCGTACGTCTACCTCGCCGAGTCCATCCGCGCCTGGCCCGACCAGCCCGCGCTGGCCGAACGGCTGCAGGGCGCCGGCTGGTCCAAGGTGGCCTGGCGGAACCTCACCGGCGGTGTGGTGGCCCTGCACCGGGGCTTCAAGGAGAGCTGA
- the mqnC gene encoding cyclic dehypoxanthinyl futalosine synthase has product MTEKADLQPVLDRAAAGGRITPEEALVLYRDAPLHALGAAADAARRRRYAGTEHIATYIIERNINYTNVCVTACRFCAFYAAPKDTAKGWTRDLDDILRRCAETVELGGTQIMFQGGHHPDYGVEYYEKHFAAIKKEFPQLVIHSLGASEVEHMARISKVSVEEAIQRIHAAGLDSFAGAGAELLPERPRKAIAPLKESGERWLEIMEIAHNLGVESTSTMLMGTGETNAERIEHLRMIRDVQDRTGGFRAFIPYTYQPENNHLKGRTQATLFEYLRMIAIARIFLDNVAHIQGSWLTTGKEVGQLSLHYGADDLGSIMLEENVVSSAGAKHRSNRLEIIDLIRKADRVPAQRSTTYEHLVVHDDPANDPVDDRVVSHISSTAIEGGTAHPELKLLPAN; this is encoded by the coding sequence GTGACCGAGAAGGCCGACCTTCAGCCCGTCCTCGACCGTGCCGCCGCCGGTGGGCGGATCACCCCCGAAGAGGCCCTGGTCCTCTACCGGGACGCCCCGCTGCACGCGCTGGGCGCCGCCGCCGACGCGGCCCGCCGGCGCCGGTACGCGGGCACCGAGCACATCGCCACGTACATCATCGAGCGGAACATCAACTACACGAACGTGTGCGTCACGGCGTGCAGGTTCTGCGCGTTCTACGCGGCCCCCAAGGACACCGCCAAGGGCTGGACCCGCGACCTCGACGACATCCTGCGCCGCTGCGCGGAGACGGTCGAGCTGGGCGGCACGCAGATCATGTTCCAGGGCGGCCACCACCCGGACTACGGCGTCGAGTACTACGAGAAGCACTTCGCGGCCATCAAGAAGGAGTTCCCGCAGCTCGTCATCCACAGCCTGGGGGCGAGCGAGGTCGAGCACATGGCGCGGATCTCCAAGGTGAGCGTCGAGGAGGCGATCCAGCGGATCCACGCGGCCGGGCTGGACTCCTTCGCCGGCGCCGGCGCCGAACTGCTGCCGGAGCGCCCGCGCAAGGCCATCGCCCCGCTGAAGGAGTCCGGCGAGCGCTGGCTGGAGATCATGGAGATCGCCCACAACCTGGGCGTGGAGTCCACCTCCACCATGCTGATGGGCACCGGCGAGACCAACGCCGAGCGGATCGAGCACCTGCGGATGATCCGGGACGTGCAGGACCGCACGGGCGGCTTCCGCGCGTTCATCCCGTACACCTACCAGCCGGAGAACAACCACCTGAAGGGCCGCACGCAGGCCACCCTCTTCGAGTACCTGCGGATGATCGCCATCGCCCGGATCTTCCTGGACAACGTGGCGCACATCCAGGGCTCGTGGCTGACCACCGGCAAGGAGGTCGGCCAGCTCTCCCTGCACTACGGCGCGGACGACCTGGGCTCGATCATGCTCGAGGAGAACGTGGTCTCCTCCGCCGGCGCCAAGCACCGCTCCAACCGGCTGGAGATCATCGACCTGATCCGCAAGGCGGACCGGGTCCCGGCGCAGCGCTCCACGACGTACGAGCACCTCGTCGTGCACGACGACCCGGCGAACGACCCGGTCGACGACCGCGTGGTCTCGCACATCTCGTCCACCGCCATCGAGGGCGGCACGGCCCACCCGGAGCTGAAGCTCCTGCCCGCCAACTGA
- a CDS encoding A24 family peptidase, which translates to MTDGPEAVLIAVAALWGGAAGALLPRAAHRFSVPAGEEWRTACPQGHPLAGWLGPARCRACASGPYGKGAAVLAAVTALVCAALAAATGTRPELAVWLLLAPAGVLLATVDLRVQRLPDPLTLPFAATALVLLGLTALVPEHAGEWSTALLGALALGAGYFVLFLVNPAGMGFGDVKLALGAGAVLGWYGWPTVLLGTLAGFLCGALYGGALVVARKAGRKTSIPFGPFLVGGAFAGLLIGAYTA; encoded by the coding sequence ATGACCGACGGACCGGAGGCCGTGCTGATCGCCGTCGCCGCGCTGTGGGGCGGGGCGGCCGGCGCGCTGCTGCCCCGCGCCGCCCACCGGTTCTCCGTCCCCGCCGGGGAGGAGTGGCGCACGGCGTGCCCGCAGGGGCACCCGCTGGCGGGCTGGCTCGGCCCGGCCCGCTGCCGGGCGTGCGCGTCAGGTCCGTACGGGAAGGGCGCCGCCGTCCTCGCGGCGGTCACCGCGCTGGTCTGCGCGGCCCTCGCCGCCGCCACCGGGACCCGCCCGGAGCTGGCGGTGTGGCTGCTGCTGGCGCCCGCGGGCGTGCTGCTCGCGACGGTCGACCTCCGGGTGCAGCGGCTGCCCGACCCGCTCACCCTGCCGTTCGCCGCGACGGCCCTGGTGCTGCTGGGCCTGACCGCGCTGGTCCCCGAGCACGCGGGGGAGTGGAGCACCGCCCTGCTGGGCGCGCTCGCGCTCGGCGCCGGCTACTTCGTGCTGTTCCTGGTCAACCCGGCCGGCATGGGCTTCGGCGACGTGAAGCTGGCGCTCGGCGCGGGCGCGGTCCTCGGCTGGTACGGCTGGCCCACCGTGCTGCTCGGCACCCTCGCCGGGTTCCTGTGCGGGGCGCTGTACGGAGGCGCGCTCGTGGTCGCCCGGAAGGCGGGGCGCAAGACGTCGATCCCGTTCGGTCCGTTCCTGGTCGGCGGGGCCTTCGCGGGGCTGCTGATCGGTGCGTACACGGCCTGA